The Magnolia sinica isolate HGM2019 chromosome 3, MsV1, whole genome shotgun sequence genome includes the window CGTATGATACAAAGGGCTTGTTTTTTCAGGCCAGCTGTCTAAATAGGTCGCGGCCCATCTGACGGAACACTAGGGATTTGGCACATGCGTGCTATGTTGACATGCTTGTGTGGCTGGGATTTGGCAcgataaaactttttttttcgaaattcaatCTTCTGGTTTGAAATTAGTCAGGCCCTTTAAACCCTGTGGGCCTCAACATACAAAATAAACGGCtgagaaaacaatcttttgtaggCATCCCTTTGTTTTGTACATTATGGCTCACATATGAAACAAAAAGGCTTGTTTTTGTTGCGGAGTGTCTGAATAGGGCGCGGCCCATCTAATGGAAAGCTAGGGATCTGTGACGTGCGTGCCATGTTGACATGCGTGCTTGGGTGGCCGGGCAGTGCCCTACACGCAAGTATGCTTAGCAAACCTCTCGTTAAAAAGTACAGGAATCTATCTAGTATCGTTTACAAGGGCACGACACAGTTCAcacgtgcatatatatatatatatatatatatatatatatatatatatatatatgtgtgtgtgtgtgtgtgtgtgtgtgtgtgtgagagagaaatATGAGCACTCATGCCACCTTTGCACAAATGTCATGGTCATGtctgaacagtccacgtgatgCGGTACCCCTTTAAACCCTATAAGCCTATTTTTCAGCTTGATTGGGCGATagtaaagagaaatacaaatcaagtgaggaaaatgtttcattttacatggcctaccagagttttgcATCGGGCTGAGAGTTGGGTTTGAAACCTTGGGCCGATacggtttcaaggggtgccgcatcatgtgAACCATTCAGATTATGtgaccatgacacgtgtgaaaaggtgcatatgggtgctcatgtaagaaggtgcGCATGTGAGCATTCGTGTGTATAGTTCTGGCTCAAAAATAAAGCCCTTTCAActtatgggccacaacatacaaaaCAAATGGCTGAGAAAATAGTCGTTTTTGATGTCCCTTTGTTTTGTACATTGTATCCGACATATTAAACGAAAGGGCTTCTTTTTTCAGGCCAGCTATCTAAATAGAGCGTGGCCCATCTTATGGAAAGCTGAGATCCAGCACATGTTTGCCATGttgacatgtgtgcatgtgtggctgGGCAGCACCCTACACGCGAGTATGCTTATATAAAGTAGAGGATTCTAGTGTCATTCACATGGCATCACACGCAGTTCACACGTGCACGCACACTGCATTGGGCACATGCCAAACGCATATAAGTAGaactcatcatggatggaccataaacTAACCAACGGTAGGCATTCTATGAGAAAAAGAACATACACTTATAGGATCATCCAACCATCATAAATTTTGGGTTACGGTCAATCCATACTGTGGCctatcagatgaacggtttggatcttataCACACATGTCACTGCCCCCATAGAGACAAATGCAAAACATGTGATATTTGTGGTCCACTATATAGTGGagtctattttattttatatatattaatttttatGCGTGTGGTGTTTGGTGGATAGGTAGGTGAAGTTGGGGAGCTATCAGAGATATTCCAATGGAGGGGAGAGGTGGCAAAAGGCCTGCCAAACTGGGAAGAATCTGATAAAGAGCATTTGGGAGAAGAGCTTTCTGATGTGCTGTTGTATCTCATTAGGTTGGCTGATATCTGTGGTATTGATCTTGGAGATGCTGCTTCAAAGAAAATGGTGAAAAATGCCATCAAATACCCACCAAAAATCTACTAGTTTGTATCAATGTTGGTGCATCTCAATTTTGTTTGgtttggtgggtgtttggatGTCTCATTTGAAGACCATATAATAAAGTTTCAAGCTTAGATTGTTTTTTATTTGATGTTGTATTGGTTGGAACTTGTAAGGTATGATTTTGAGAATGAATGGTTTATTCTCGCGTAATGATGCATGGACAGTCCAATTAatcaatctggactgttcattttGTCCAGCCTTTATTTCAtggggaacaatgtaaaattcacGGCAATCGGATGATTCAAACCGTTTGATCTGTAGCATATATGACGATGCTCTATGTTTACTAGAGTTAGGCACGGACGACTTGACTCGACCTGAAATCCAatcaaaacttatatatatatatatatatatatatatatatatatatatatatatatatatatatatatatatatatatatatatagccaaattgtaacaccctgaaaatcggaaATCAAGCAggtgcccaactcccgagtttcaacgtaTTACTTATGCAACATTCATAaggatgatttgatgttgtccatgttggtgtataaaacatgaatgggattaagctaaatcagcagatcatactctagggacagttaaatttacgcaagcagaagactataatcaaagtataaaatatataaattactaTAGGTTtccaaagtatgaacgcattgtcaggttaaatagttacaagtattgattcaaaatacaaaatgtcagaagagtggtagtcctctacaagcatgaaccctgaagccccgccgattcagaacggtctacgtaaatccgtctgaatactgcatatatgagaatgcctcctcgtcatcctcaaagcCCGGCTTCgtctcgcaggctacgccatcatctgaacctacaacagggtctggttggtgtgtacaataccgtcccgtaatgtgggagtgagtgatcaactcagtggaacaatatagcaaaggttaatatgttatcaattcagtcaagcagtaatgataacgcaatacaagcaaatATCCcaaagtactgtgattaatgtaagaatgatatgaaataatgatgcatgccctcgcctgcgctccctcagcgacttcatttCACGATCGCACATGCAACACTTCCTCAgtacttgacctgctacgccaaacgcacacgtaatgcggtgcatgagcgtgattaccaagttcttattagtccttttcatacagtagaattgggaagctaagttaCCTCCCTTATATTATTTCTCAatcagtgatccattctagggtcgtcagtcctagtaaatctcatacgatgttacggttctaggtcaccgcaaagggctcatcaccttatcaatgcaggcctagtatgtactctggttactacgtaaaggctcgtcgcctctacgcggtcttagagtatgctctaggtcactacaaagggctcgttaccttatcagtgtaggccgacagttcgaatagtgtcccatactaccgtatttggatcacgagtttgggttgctcactggtcactacgaggaggctcgtcaccccagtataaGCCGAAAGctctaccacggtgtcccataccaccatgactggctcatgagtcttagcggatcgaggtatcaaggttaaagagattttcactggtgagtttggtaccttagattcaagcagtagcgtccatacatggtgaacatacattgggtcaatcgggttacttgacgagatcgactagtacgagcacacatAGACTTAATCGATATGGAATGCATAAGCATTCCGTGTGGGCTAACCACTGTCGTCAAgtgacgtacgactcggattcgtcgaacgcatgtgtcgtggctaaaacagttcagccaccggtcgtaaatcattaccgattgcctggactacaacgtagccccaaacacactccagatCAATAACATTCAAATGTAATAGTCAAGACAGCATGTAATGACACAATTGAATATAGATCTCATATCAgcatttcaacgaacacatagaatacatgttGACATACATGAGCATTTAATTTACAAATCACATTGTAGTAAAATAGACTACATGAAAGAAACTGTAACCCTAggtaaggggattgagaatcctatctcaacaccctccttaagcacattacattaagcattttctcacttaggcattttatcgaacacttagactatacatattacgtacatgtaataaattagttaaaatgcacatcgtagcaaatccttccacataggagttgccacacgtacaaccatcatatatcctcacacataaatcatggcaagcacaaatcatgaatccatattcattcagtcatttcaacaaatacttagaatgcattaaaatcaatatagtttACATCTATGTTTACTATAcgggaaacatcgtgtctaagcatatgagatagcaatcaagtcattcataaattattactgacattgaaagccttgaaaaccataacctaaacgtttatagtccgcaccttaccctggtaaacgcgtaacggattcgttttagacacttaacctttgtcaatagcggattggcaacctacagtatgaaataggttagctattccattacttacaatgtttgaaaccctataacaggttagggttaggttttcttacctaagaatggaattggaatcgcccgtatagcgatacagataaGGTGGCTAGTGCATGGAGCAACaggatcaaatcccaggatgaatctctaactgtctctctctctttatctctctttcctttccttttcctcttttctcttcattagggtttaaaaattcgtatgaaatattAGAGAGAggatttaaggcccttatataggcctaggtctgttggaaatggccccagggccaaggtatacttaggttatatccaaagggcgtctgtttcaacccaacggagcacttctagtggccccttttttgcgtgcggtcggacttaagctccccgacattggatctaggtcaggctgagttttcgttttgATCGGGTTTGCAAATTGACCGTGGTGgattagtttcagttcaacggtcacggttactcaattagggccacaagaacattgccatgtatgggacaaTTTCCTTGATTCGAgtgtgtatttgggtcagattctgacggtcagaatccttatatttggcctccaagcgacacgactcagattacttaaattcggattttatttctaaagatattcacgtttcttacacactttgctcctagctcaagttgtgcattcctAGACACAATtgagacttgattttcgagagggttgtcaagtccagtaatgtggtcataattGTATaattttgcggttatcggactttcgacgtgcggtccaggtccgatacggagtttcggtgtgctcccgagagcaaccgggtttagggatgaattctaaatttcaaggtaatgtagcgtcaatgattctgcacggttcgggtcttgcagatcatatttaaagtgattagtactaatttcataagtactctagtttagcacttgctaatattaacctaatttctaaaggtttcggtCCTGGATGATTTCtgtttgaggtggtactcgggtccttgtacggatttttccgaaaTGTTACACAAATGCTCAGCTGCATAGTTCACCAGTTCGTacggaactcgtgcgaactttttgagaactcatcatacgtgatgtgaatcccaaatctgaacagtccacatgatGTAGCACCCTGTGAAACCCCTAGGGCCTAActtatactttgatccaaaacttagtgggccatggaaaaagaaaacagtttcctcccttgatttgcatctctctttgctatggctcacaagagttttagatcagtgtgaaaattggtcccatgaggtttcatgggatgccggatcacatggaccattcagattagatgCCCATGGCTAACGTTtcatggagaggctgcaattaggggtgtacatcgagtcgagctggcctcagctcgacttggctcggccactagctgacctcaactcgaactcggctctgcttagtcctcgagcctggttggtcagctcggctcggtttggtcagcagcttagactagttcgagccgagttcaagccaagatcgagccgaatTTGTCTGTGCAGCATTTCTAAaaacacctggattgcaccttAAAAAACCCACTATATGTGAAATACCAGCAAAAgtttttcaggtattttatcaaacaccttctaagcaacataaacattaagaaaaaaaggatatttgtttcatatacataccttccttgccaccagccacacttcgttaagtcatttcatcaaacacttggtgagcaacatcaatatcaaagtaaccgagtcaccaaactagttcgatccaagttcagTTCAAGCTgtgttcgatccgagtcgagtcgagtcgagctagggtaagctcgaactcatttttgagcccaaaaaatcagctcgactcggctcgaattcagctttgaactgagttgaatcgggctttttcgagtcgagtcgagcgagctaaccgagatagctcggttcatgtacacctctagttgcAATTCCAACAAGTTCACCTAGGTTTTGAATGTGATTTCAGCCGGTAGATGCCCGTTGCACCCGACTTGACTAGGTGTTGACTTGATCTAACTCAGCATTTGTTATTGGGTTAGACTCGGTCCAGATTAGTCCAAGTCAGAtccggactcggatcgggtcaggcatgctggactcggtaccaaatcaggtcgagttcggattaggtctatttcaaaaccagatggTGTCAGATCAGCCCTAACTTTATCTAACTCGACTGGCCGCCCAGCTCTAGTGTTTACAATCATTTTTTCCTTAGAAAACAAAACTTTTAGGGGCTGTTGGTTTGCCCGGGTAAAGGTTGGAAGTCTTTCTCATGGTGCTTCCCTTTCTAATTAGGATGAGGTTGACCCATGGGTCAATTGGCCTGACCCACTTATAAGCCAGGTTCAGGTCATGTCAGGTTAGGTTGTCGGTCCAGCTCCAGTAAAAAAATTAGCCCATTTAGATAAATTGGTTGGGCTTGGGTTTAGCCCGACCAGATCTGGACCTGCCCATATAGTGCATCAATGGGCTAAGCCAAATGACCCGGCCAAGTTGACCCAACCCATTACTTGAAATAGAAAGACCTGTACTATAATCTTCATCCATTCTAGTTGAGGAGAGGATCTAATGGCCAATGTTTGCCATCAAGGCCAGATCAACGAAGGACTGTGAAGGAGCGCATTTAGTATCCTGGGTTGAATCCGGCGGTCCAGGAGCCTGACCAATTACAACTATATGGGTCTGCCAGCTTGGGCTCGGGCTTAAGAAATTTTAAGTGGGGTCAGGTCAGATCACTATGTAATGGCTTTGGCTGACCACCACCCCGACCCAACCTCACCCATTGGCAGGACTAGATGAGACTTGGGATTTTCAGGGGAAACTCTTAAACATGTTTAGCTAGCACTGGAGATTTCTCAGGAGAAAGTCAACAGCCAagaaatgaatggtccatattaattataataaaaaGACTATGACcataccatccatcaggtggagtACTCCTTTTGATGCCTATCCCTCCCTAAAAAATTGGTTTCATCTAATCATCGTGACCACTTGATTAATGGATAGGAAATGGACGGTTGCTAATTGCTAtccatcacaaaaaaataaaaaaattaaaaaattaaaaaaattaaaataaaataaaatgatgttGACCATTATGTTGAGTTTGttggatttttgggttcatatgcAGCAGAAACTTAATATAATCTAAAGATCAAATTTGATATTCTTTGAAAAATTCCCATTTGCAATAATTATATTTCTAAAACATCAAACACCATGAAGAATAGTCGAGATCTTATCTTATGTGGTTGAATTGTGGGATGCTTCTTTTTTATAATGCCTTTTTCCAATGCTGATCCTCTAACAAAAAAGGTCTCCTCTCGATCTATTTCAGGTGGGTGAGGTGAGAAAATCGTTGTCTACTCCTCTTTGAAGGAGTCGCACATAATCTAATAGGTGGATCATGTACATCACACTTgtaaaggagaagagaagatgaTAGGAGAAGGAAAGGGAGTGGAACACacacacactttctctctctctctaagaaaCACCCAGAGGGATGCCCAAAGCTTTTTCCAAATCCTAGTGAACCATTAGATATGGGCTATCATGTCACAAAGtgaaattaaattaattttaatggttaaaacaaaacTTTAATAATTGAAAACTTTTATAAAGCTGATTAAAACCTTTTAAATATTGGGTCCAATGATAAAATCACTTGATGAGTCTTGATCTAATTAGATCTAGTAATAAACAAATTCTTGGATAAATATAATGAATCTCATGTTGACTTGTACAAAAATTAATGAATCTCGATGGATATACCCAATATCATCTACTTACAGTGGCTTCTAAGAAATCTTGTAAAGTGGGCTAAAACCACTTGGTCAATATCCTAATCCTTAAACATCCTTAAGCCTATAGATTGATCATCTTTCATACAATATCATATTCTTCATCACAACTATGATTATAGTCTAAAGTAATGGGCCCTAGACTATtaatttaaattcgacctctaatgCAAGTATCCAAACGTTCAATATCAGGATCTTATATCCACAACACACTTACACTCGTATATAGGATAATGGCAAACACATGATCGATATCAAGTTAGCTCCCGATGGTGGAGACCGTCAATCCTGACCCAAGTCAATCTCCTCACACAGGATGATCATTCATCtcataaaataatatttatagATGTGTCTCATGCGTTTGCGATGGTTAGTAATATATGAGGGTACTGAGATCTATGAATCACAACTCTCCCTAATTAATGACCACTTTGTTCAATCTCAAATTCCTAAGGAATACAGTGGAATCACTCCTCACATGACCTAATTTAAGTTAATACTAGATGTTAGTTAAAGTATATCATACTTATCCTAAGTACCCATGATTATCAAAATCAACTGTCTATCATATCCACAAGGCCAATGGATTGTTGCATACATTGGTTTTCAAGGAGTAACTCCAACAAAGCTcgcctttgattgcccatccctccCGAAAATTACTTTCTTCAACTGATTGCTAACCATGGCATCAATGATTTTTTATAAAGCAAGATAAATCACATTGATTGTATTAGAAAGTTTCATTATCATGTGTTGCCAACCGATTATTTTTCAACCTCTCAAAAATCACTTTAATCTCTCAACCATAATCATCCAATTAATTAAAGGAGAAGTGGAACATTCCTAATAAGGTTTGAGTTACTTATCAGCTTTTTCCAAGAAAAAAATGTCCACAATCTAAATTTAAGGTGTCGTTTAGGTAGGGAAAACATAGAGGAGAGCCCTTTTACCGGAAAAATGGCTTGATCAAACAACAAAATCTCTACAATGTGTAATTCGAATAACTTCAGACATTTTTTCCCTCGCAATTAGCCTTCACAACATTCGTTGTGAGAGGTAACATCGTGATAAAAATGTAGCTGCTAGGCAAGGAACAGTTGAGATTTTACCACACTAGGACAGCtcagatatacaatgcataatgCATGTAGATATTCTTTGTGCATAGTGGGCACGGGATGGAATGCAGGGGGTGGTCATCCATATTTAAGCACCCACATATACCACATGTGTCATCATTAATCTTTTAATGCCTCACAAGGATTATACATGTCTATCCATCAATGTATATGTGTCATAATACTCCGTTTGTTGCCAACTATATCAAGCTCCTCacatcttccaccattccaaGTCTCGATTTTGAGAAATTGGGCAAGTCCCACATTGCATCCACATAGCTGCTTAGATTTAAAATCTTTTCTTTCATtgattaaaatttcaaaaattgctTCGTTAACTCAtacataaccaatgcaaaaagacAAGTTCAATGTTACTACCAAATATAAGCCTACAATAATTAAGAGTACAATTTG containing:
- the LOC131240426 gene encoding uncharacterized protein LOC131240426 — encoded protein: MGEGEGEERKEEREVEISLKDFSRKLEEFAKARDWEQYHSPRNLLLAMVGEVGELSEIFQWRGEVAKGLPNWEESDKEHLGEELSDVLLYLIRLADICGIDLGDAASKKMVKNAIKYPPKIY